In the Drosophila biarmipes strain raj3 chromosome X, RU_DBia_V1.1, whole genome shotgun sequence genome, one interval contains:
- the LOC108032124 gene encoding probable serine/threonine-protein kinase fhkB, whose amino-acid sequence MMETFLVLGLCFILYEALDFFQGCIHSNTPSPSDQIEAYRRELDEQRQQQQQEQFLAGLTPLLGAQFAAAAAAAAAAAGSQSTLGSTTTPTASTASVISDSYDQESQSQSQSQSQSQSQSQSQSQSNQNQQHSLSTPGLFRPAALGYYDPEDPLHATNSLPRDFYYLQQQQLKNKVSSRSLLSKFSSTNSDNRIHPEAGANSGHHHSVLGAAAVITSQPLPSGGEIPASLFDQPGQPAVVVPPLQLQPSSPLFVELKRAIISQNPNQQQYRTPAKQEVEVESQCPQCEEEQIQYLAENLDDLVESEEQQYSPGEEEEGDDDEEEEEVDDDDDEDREEPHSYVGGATSEPDICTATRQQQLTRIHHIAIDDIATGQELHHHLSISGQTTLGANSHADFREIECERLRRKCVSVKRIYSISEKF is encoded by the coding sequence ATGATGGAGACATTCCTCGTCCTGGGCCTGTGTTTCATCCTGTACGAGGCATTGGATTTCTTTCAGGGCTGCATCCACAGTAATACCCCATCGCCCAGCGATCAAATCGAGGCCTATCGCCGCGAACTCGACGAacagcgccagcagcagcagcaggagcaatTCCTTGCCGGATTGACGCCATTGCTGGGCGCTCAgtttgccgctgccgccgccgccgcggcCGCTGCCGCCGGCTCGCAGTCGACGTTGGGCAGCAcgaccacgcccaccgccTCCACGGCCAGTGTCATCAGTGATTCGTACGATCAGGAATCGCAATCGCAATCGCAATCGCAATCGCAATCGCAGTCCCAATCGCAATCCCAATCGCAGTCGAATCAAAATCAACAGCATTCATTGAGCACACCCGGCCTCTTTCGTCCCGCCGCCTTGGGCTATTACGATCCGGAGGATCCATTGCATGCCACAAACTCCCTGCCCCGCGACTTCTACtatctgcagcagcagcagctaaaGAATAAGGTCAGCTCCAGATCGCTGCTCTCCAAGTTCTCGTCCACCAACTCGGATAATCGCATACATCCCGAGGCGGGGGCCAATTCGGGACATCATCACAGTGTCCTGGGCGCAGCGGCGGTTATAACCAGTCAACCCTTGCCCTCGGGCGGTGAGATACCAGCCAGTCTCTTCGATCAGCCAGGACAACCGGCTGTGGTGGTGCCgccactgcaactgcagcCCTCATCGCCGCTCTTTGTGGAGCTCAAGAGGGCCATCATAAGTCAGAATCCCAACCAGCAACAATATAGAACTCCAGCAAAGCAGGAGGTCGAAGTCGAATCGCAGTGTCCGCAGTGCGAGGAAGAGCAGATACAATATCTGGCCGAGAATCTAGACGATCTTGTGGAGTCCGAGGAGCAGCAGTACTCTCCGGGTGAGGAGGAAGAAggggacgacgacgaggaggaggaggaggtcgacgacgacgacgacgaggatcGGGAGGAGCCGCATTCGTACGTGGGAGGAGCCACCAGTGAGCCGGATATCTGCACTGCCACGCGACAGCAGCAGTTGACCCGGATCCACCACATCGCCATCGACGACATTGCCACGGGACAGGAGCTGCACCATCACCTCAGCATTTCGGGACAAacgacgttgggcgccaattcgCACGCCGACTTCAGGGAAATCGAGTGCGAGCGACTGCGACGCAAGTGCGTTAGCGTTAAGCGCATCTATAGCATATCGGAAAAGTTCTAA